TTCTCATTGAAAAACTTCACCACTTTCACCGGCCCGTACTTACTAAGCTCAACATCAGTAGTCCACCAATGCGAATCACCCACAAACAATATAGTACCACCAAAACCAACAGTagtaccaccaccaccaccaccacctctaaCTCCTCCAATATTAACACTACTAATAGCACTCACACTGTTCCCAACACCATTTCCACCAACCCTATTAACATTCCCtcctcttccaccaccaccaacactCCCTTGACCTTGTCTCACCAAACCCTCATTTCCCACAATCCCACCATGTGGTTATTGTCCAATCCTCTACACCGCAGCACCATCATTCCCACCCTGATCCTTAATTTCACTCAAATTCTCACATTGGTTCCCTAATTCAACCTTAATCCCACCTTGTTCCCCCTAAACCCTTGATTTTGAAACCCTAGATTCCACAACCCtgcttcctccaccaccaccaccctctCCACCGCCATCGACACCTGGAATCGAAACCCTAACGACATTTGAAACTAGTGGTGGCGGTGGAGGTTTCTTTTCTTCGACATCGCCGCTTTGGAACCCTCAATCGTCGTTCTTGAGCAACGATTGAAGGAACCCTTCGCCGAAGTTAACGTTGTTGTAAAGATCCTCATAATTGTCATCTTCTTCCTCGCCCAAGAAACCCTCGTCGGCGACGATGGATATAGCTTCGTTATGGTAGAACTAACCATGGGATCGCTGCTCTCACTATATCCTACCTCACCTTGGTCCATTTTGGCGAAtataacttctatttttttgttttaatttaattaaaatatgatgtcATGTCATGATCAACTTACATATCATATTTAATCTGACGTAACATCACAAGTAGTTTGCTGACATGTTGAGTTAAAAGTCATATTAGTAGTTAATGGATTCCTTTCAATAGCGAGGACATCGTACAAAACTTTTCAAGTATTAGAAACtcattacaaaacaaaaatttattaggaatcaaatacaaaattcgaatatatattagagataaaaacatatttaaatcatttttttattattaagttttgATGGTTAAAATAAGGatgcaatttaaatttaataaactcactttgaaatttgaataactatttaaataaatttttacaatcAAATTATACGAAAAACGGTAGTTGGTGGTAGTTTGGTACACAACTTCACATGTTCTTACAGTTTGCGTCCGCAAACCAAAAAGGCTAGCTAGGGTTTGAGATCAGATCAGGGTGTAAGAAAAATCAGTAATCAGCAATCACTTATTAACCTAGAAATTGTTATCCGTTTGTTTCCGATGCAAGAAATGTTACACAGCAACACATTCATCATTCACCTCCTTTCGTGACAAATCGCTCTTACCGATTAACAAAATCTCGTGTACCAGAGTCACCACCGACATGGGTTCGGGTTCGGTCCACTGGAACGTATTCGACGGCGTGAAGATAATCACGGCGACGCCGGAGGCGCTCATGGCGGAGATCGACTCCGCGATCTCGAATCTGGAATACTCACGTGCCACCGCTCTCCTGGAGGCCGACGAGGGATACGACGCGCACATGGCCGACGAAGCCTACAAGGCGGGCTGCGCCGCCCTGGCCGCCGGCAAGCTCGACGAGGCTCTCCGATCTCTGAACCTCTCTCTCTCGAAGTGCCCCCCCGATAAGACCGCCGCTCTCTCTAAACTCAACTCGCTCATCACCCTCACTTCTCACCACCTTCTTCAAGTCTCTTCCAAATGACACCGCGTGGTTACTTTCGTTGCGTTCTCGTGAATCTTCTTCAAGTGTAAAAATTCTATCAAGTTGATAATGTTTTTCTATGCCACCAATGTTCTGATTCTGCATCAATCTCTGTTTTTTGCAGTCTACTGTTAATTGATCTTGTTTTTATTACTCTTTCCAACATTAAGAATACGGTTcaattaaagagaaagaaaacaaaaatataatgtcAAATTCACCATAATTAAATCAAGATCCACgaattatgtttaaaaaattgcaTGAAGGAGAAATGTGGATAATAAATGTgagctagtttttttttttttttttttttaataaaaatgatagaagAGGAAGACACTTTCAATGCTATCCGAACAGGGTGCCAATGGTATGTTGAATCTGCAAGCAGAGGATTATCGTACACTCTCGAAATATAAGTAGTTTCATCCAGTTACAGTTATTTAATTAGTCCCTAGATGTCAATGGGTCCCCTTGAAGGAGGAGGATTCGAACCCACACTCGTGGAGAAGATGAAAGTTTGTTTAGAATTCTTAATCACCTGTGTTAACTTGCATTGAAAATATGAACAAGGATTTATTCTCAGTATTTGAAATTGCAGGAAATTGTGTCAACTTGCATTGAAAACATGAGCAAGGATTTATTACCAATATTTGATATTGCAGGAAATGGTAGATAAATGCAGTTCACAATTGTAAGAAACTGAGGCTGTGGTCAAAATTACAGCCACAAACAGTTTGCTAAACTGATAAATCTAATTGATGTGGCTACAATATTAATCACATTGTGACCAAAATTACAGTCACACCGatttttaaaaccttagaaTCTAATTATGAGGTAAAGATCAAATAACAAATTAGGTGGGAACGTTAGTCTTTAACAGAAAATTATCATCATAACATCACTAGGAATTTACAGTATGAGCTACATTGGTTATAATTCTCATTTGGACTATGTTATACTTAATGGACATTTGGCTCGTTAAGCTGCATGCTTAGTTTGGAATGACACGACAAATGATGTGTTCCATTATTAGCCTTCCCATTAAAAGGATCTGGTTAAGTGGTTCCCTCAATCTTCCAAAGATTTTACCACTGTAGCAATCATTTCTCTCTATTTCCATTTCACTATCACAACTTATTGCAcgattgagaaaaaaatgaatcatcATGGTTGTTTAGTTAATAGTTGCATAATTCTCTCAATAACCCTTAACCCTATGTATATTAGCATGTCAATTTCACTGTACTGCATACTGAATCACAGTatcacatcattttttttttttaaaaatggcttgtaataataatgtaaaaagtgTGAACCACATAATTGgtaattatgttttgtttttcttcttctgccttGCTTCCAAACTGTAAAATCTGCCTTATTTTGACGTGAAGACCAGGGTATAGTTACATCATTATTAACCAACCAACCACCTTAGCGGTCTTCACATGTCGAACCTGATTCATGAATCATGGTGCAACTTGTTTGGGAAACTCGTGATGAGTTTGTATTTTTTAGACTTGTTCTCCTAAGTTTTTGTCTGAAACTAATTCAGATCTTTATTCAACAAATATGAGATATTGGTGATGggagaaaaaaaagtgttaagtGGAGACCCTAGAATATGGTGGTctcacttttactttttttctttttcgatcAACAgaagttttcttcttttttcctcaaAAAATCTTTTTGCACGTACAACAGAATCCCCTTCCATGCCATCGAGTCTATTTCAACTTTCAAAACGATGCAATAGGGCCACTTAGGCCAAAACGTAGCGATGCTCTTGTCCCTTTCTGGATTATTTTTCGCACGAAATAACTTCCATTGGACGGTAACCATTAAccaattaatacaaaatataaacttaTCAGATATAGCAGTATCTTTTTGTTGGGTCGCACGTCTTGTTAAGCATGACTTTAGCTTCAAGTGTAACTCTGAACAAGCACCACTACTAACAAAGAGAGATAATTAGATAAAACAAATCGACCAAAGTTaccaaaggattttttttttatccgtgaGAATCAAAGGGTGAAGGGATTTACAACTCAGGCATCCCTTGACTTACCAAAGGGGTTTGCTATTTGAAGTAGTCAAACAAGCATTTGATTTTCTTGCCATTCATTGAAAGTGTTTGTTTTGTAGCCCATTTTAACTTGCCTTTACCTTAAAGAACGGAAAGCTTATTAGTGGGGGTTTCAGTACCGGGCCACTATCAATGAAGCATATCAATTTGAGCATCAACACAAAGTGTTTATGTTTCTAGTTGTTTCAATATATATCCTCTCATGTGAAAAAGTTGATCAAGGGATTCACACCATGGGTGGTGTCTTCTACCATGAAGAAGAGCCAATAAACCATACCAAGAGATGCAAATTCCTTGCAGGGACTTTGAAAGAAGTATTTTCCCACTGTCAAACTTTAAGTTGTCGGAGGCTTTCAACTGCAAGCCTTGAGGAGGAGTGCCCCATCATTGATGATGTTGATGAGGTACAGGATCTACTTTCATCAAACCCTTTGGAAAAGTTCTTCACTTTGATAAGTTGTGTGTTCTCGGATTATGAACgtttgtaaaattgattttcatgTAATGTGATTTATGTATTAATCGAATGTGAAAACTGCTTAAGTTAattcaattcaaaatcaattttgtaataTGAACTAAACATGTTAACATTTACCTAAAACCATGTTAGCTGATATTCCAACTTGATTTTGGATCATCTAACATGAATCCAAACATGCTATGAAGGTGAATTCCatgttgaactttgaagtaacCTCAGTTgttgtcattgttcttttgtGCTGCTTCCTTAGGTGGTTGTTTCAGCGGTTAGAAGTCGAGTTATGGAGAAACAAAAGCACAAGCCAAGCCCATTGAGAGAAGGCTTTTCCATGGCATATTCTCCTGCAACAAGGGAACTGTATGTCACTCACAGTCACACAATGGCACCACAAGCAAAGGTGGTAGTAGGTGATGAAGAACACAACGAAAGAGAAGAGTTCTTTTCGGTTAAAAGTTGTCTCTCGTGCTGTTCTTCTTCGAGTGCTGTGAGTGACCAAGCATTTTATTCTGTGAAGACAAACCTGTCTAGATGTTCAAGCATGAATGAGGTTGACATCTCAGAATGTTGGCGGCGTTcgataattcaagagttttgtcaCTGCGAGGGATGGCCTTTTGGTCTGTGCCGTAAAGCTGTGTTACTTCCACCACTGCCTAAGTCGCCGTCTGAGTCATGGTTGTCACGCAAAATACAACGAAGTACCAAAGTTACCTGAACTTGTTAAGCTTTTACttgttcagttttttttttttttttttttttttttcatgtttcagTTATCTCTTGACTTGTAAGAGAGCTTGGTCGAAGATTGTTGAATAATGGATGGGTCAAGCTTCATATATAGACTacagtttctttcttttgtctAATACAAATGCCTTCGCATTCATTGATAAATATGCATTTCAATAAATTAACGCGGCTGCTgccatttatcatttttttttgtttgttcgaGACTTGCTAGCAATCCCCTCTCTAGcactattattaattaaagtttattataaaatacaaaataataaacagAACTCTTTGAAAAAGTTAAActcataaaattttgtgttttcaatcaattttagtCAATTCTAAAAATGTGTGGCTAGTTTTTCTTGTTCTGTTACATACATGCTTGCAGAGACTGGATTCAGATACAATTGAGTAGCTCAATATAATTAACTTCTTGACTTGTCATTTACATATTGGTAATATACAAGTCCTTAAAACTTGACCAGCATTGCTACTTGTTAACTTTGGAAAATGACATTGAGAACGAAAGAGAAATGCTGTTTAAGGATAATCCCAGCTAACAAAGTCAAGCGCTCTTATTTCCATGCTATCAAACGCTTGGGAACAAAAAGGTCAGgcaaaaacaaatcaaagagtCTACAGGCATCCTCAAAAGCATGATATAAAACAGAGACAAACAATTACATGCACTGTTTCTAAAATATTGCTTTTATGCTCTTTGCTCAACATATGAACCTGCAAGTCCAGAAGTTCCAAGAACCGTAACCTACAACAGAAACATCACATTAGATAAGGGAATGGGAATTGGTCTACAATTCTTAATGTAAATGCTATTTCCTATGAAAGTGTTTTTACAAAAACTATCACGAATGGTGAACAAGTAATAATCAATCATGGTGGGAAAGAGAAAGGCgaagttgaaaaataaaaatcacaattgACAGAACACACCAATTTTCCTTACATTTTTCTCCTTTCCAGAGTTATTTTACGAAAGCACATCCATACtacttaagatttttcttattaGTAGCAATACAGGATAAACTACCAACCAAAAAATGCAACGAAGAATTTAAGAAAGCACAGGCAAAAAAGTTACAATGATATTCCAGCAAATGTGTCAATAACATTTAACTACATATTTTCCAAGGACCTAAAAAATACACCATGTTGAAAACTTGCAAGTGCACACATAAATTGGAAATTAGAGTTGTTGATGATGGCTGCAGTGCTGTGGTATCAGCCAAAGGGAGTGGGAGATTTTTTTGTATGTCTCACCTCATATTTCTCATTCAGTCAATGGGAGTGACATTTAAAGTGTACGCATttgagtgaaaaagaaaaaagagagagagacagagagaaaCAGCACAGAGAATTATGAAAGCCAACACACAACACTGCATCTAAGGAGCTCATTTATAAACTTGCCTCCATTGGCCGCCATACACAAATTACTAGATAAATAGGCAATAATAAGTGGAAATATACGATGATATACCTTTCCCCACTCGGCACCAAGGCCACTGCATCTCATTTTTAAGTGAATCATCTTTGCACCCAACTCTGTCTCCACCTTCTTCCGTAGATAGCTCTCGTCGGGTCCAAAGGAATTCAAATAGGTGGAGTAGCGATCAAAAATGGTATGCAGAGCATTTTTTATATGATCAGGCAATGGCTTTACATCCTacaaaagaaatcaaatcaTCAGCCTAATAATGTGATGGGTGATTGAGAATAATTTCACAGACACGAGTCTAAATCGAAATACCTCGCCACTCATTCCAATGCTGTCATCAAATTCCAATTTCAAGGAGATTAGAATCCCGCCAAACTCCTCAATAGCCTTGGCTGCACAGAACACATTTTCCACAACCTCCTTGCCAGCTTTGTCATCAGTGTTTTTAGACAGTGCATTCTTAACATCAGATATGACAGAATCCGGAAGCTCACTCCAACTTACCGCCATCAAATCCTTGAAAGCATTGTAAAGCACAGGGTCCTTAATATTGGGCATGTGGGTCACATCTTCACTATAGAATCTCATACTCCCTAAACCCATTGAGAGAGGAGACCTGCATTCTGTACATGTTTTTTCATGCAAAACTAATTCAGAATATAACACCCATCCTTAAGTACAACACACTAGCTCAAAACCAAATCAACATATATATGGctctgtttggataaacttctctcAAGTACTTTTGGAGTAGAAATCAAGATAAAGTGAATTGAGAGCTTCTCccataagctaaaatcaacttacgaacttaattttttataaaacctcTCTCACTTAATTTGTCCAAAAAGTTGAGATGCAATTG
This region of Glycine soja cultivar W05 chromosome 17, ASM419377v2, whole genome shotgun sequence genomic DNA includes:
- the LOC114393164 gene encoding uncharacterized protein LOC114393164; its protein translation is MFLVVSIYILSCEKVDQGIHTMGGVFYHEEEPINHTKRCKFLAGTLKEVFSHCQTLSCRRLSTASLEEECPIIDDVDEVVVSAVRSRVMEKQKHKPSPLREGFSMAYSPATRELYVTHSHTMAPQAKVVVGDEEHNEREEFFSVKSCLSCCSSSSAVSDQAFYSVKTNLSRCSSMNEVDISECWRRSIIQEFCHCEGWPFGLCRKAVLLPPLPKSPSESWLSRKIQRSTKVT
- the LOC114393166 gene encoding succinate dehydrogenase subunit 5, mitochondrial-like, producing the protein MEKMMRLRPLFRSLSCRSYHFVLRPSLLSRSPNPLPSPSPSECRSPLSMGLGSMRFYSEDVTHMPNIKDPVLYNAFKDLMAVSWSELPDSVISDVKNALSKNTDDKAGKEVVENVFCAAKAIEEFGGILISLKLEFDDSIGMSGEDVKPLPDHIKNALHTIFDRYSTYLNSFGPDESYLRKKVETELGAKMIHLKMRCSGLGAEWGKVTVLGTSGLAGSYVEQRA